In one window of Arachis ipaensis cultivar K30076 chromosome B06, Araip1.1, whole genome shotgun sequence DNA:
- the LOC107605397 gene encoding uncharacterized protein LOC107605397, translated as MAIDDWMKLAMADDSVVADLLVKIKHSEGKSLFTLPTPVLPSWGARKRRSKLEAASRAAILAAAAAVNSSRKKDEVLDDTEEDSTRCSPTTPLSWNGSGASPSSAADGFDDSRSPTHNNTRSKATATSEYTSNSASNKKCRRRKTFSQLQEEESSLLREKIYLTKEIANVSASCKAQRARNESLKRIKLDLGSAPDGLPHPNSDQPKWTAITSIAAQGDTIAAQGDTDTLPQPQTAESARSVFLVPDLNMMPSEDDSYMDIQRGMS; from the exons ATGGCAATAGATGACTGGATGAAATTGGCTATGGCAGACGACTCTGTCGTTGCCGACCTTCTCGTTAAGATAAAGCACTCTGAAGGCAAATCGCTTTTCACGTTGCCGACGCCGGTGCTTCCAAGCTGGGGAGCTAGAAAGAGGCGGAGCAAGCTTGAGGCCGCATCTCGCGCCGCCATActcgccgccgccgccgccgtcAATTCTTCTAGGAAGAAGGACGAGGTATTGGACGATACGGAGGAGGATTCTACCAGATGCAGCCCTACGACTCCGCTTTCTTGGAACGGAAGCGGCGCTTCCCCTTCCTCCGCCGCCGACGGTTTTGACGACTCTAGAAGCCCTACTCACAACAACACCAGATCCAag GCTACTGCTACAAGTGAATATACAAGCAACTCTGCATCCAACAAGAAATGTAGAAGGAGAAAG ACGTTTTCGCAACTTCAAGAAGAGGAAAGCTCCCTGCTCCGggaaaaaatatatttaacaaAG GAGATTGCAAATGTCAGTGCATCTTGTAAGGCACAGAGAGCTAGAAACGAAAGCCTAAAGAGAATTAAG CTTGACTTGGGTTCCGCACCTGATGGATTGCCGCATCCAAATTCTGACCAACCCAAATGGACGGCGATAACTTCCATTGCCGCTCAAGGTGATACCATTGCCGCTCAAGGTGATACTGATACTCTTCCGCAACCACAAACAGCAGAATCAGCCAGGAGTGTTTTCTTGGTACCAGATCTAAATATGATGCCGTCCGAGGATGATTCTTACATGGACATCCAGCGCGGGATGAGTTGA